In Sulfuracidifex metallicus DSM 6482 = JCM 9184, a single window of DNA contains:
- a CDS encoding enoyl-CoA hydratase-related protein, with translation MSLVKLEDKGKWSLIVMRGPKLNALSREMRDELLSALRSAKPVTVLTGESAYCVGADVTSLSDIRKELEESFHPLLREIRSDRIVISVADKIVAGACLGMFLASDVRIASPGTRFVTGFQGIGLAPDTGVALFLRGYKGMKMAVLGGEFTAEEGEKMDLLEVSQDPMKEAERLAEEISRGPLMAYLAGKKMINVSLGLENFLRVELEEQSKLAYTEDFREGVSAFKEKRRLQFKGK, from the coding sequence ATGTCTCTTGTAAAGCTGGAAGACAAAGGAAAATGGTCCTTAATTGTTATGAGGGGACCAAAACTCAATGCATTAAGCAGGGAAATGAGAGATGAATTGTTGTCGGCTTTAAGGTCTGCAAAGCCGGTTACAGTCCTTACCGGCGAGAGTGCATATTGTGTTGGAGCTGACGTGACATCTCTATCAGATATTAGGAAAGAGCTGGAAGAGTCTTTCCATCCCTTATTAAGGGAGATTAGATCCGATAGAATAGTTATCTCAGTTGCAGATAAGATAGTAGCCGGTGCATGTTTAGGTATGTTTCTAGCTTCCGACGTGAGAATAGCCTCACCAGGAACAAGATTCGTTACCGGATTTCAGGGAATAGGATTGGCTCCAGATACAGGGGTTGCCCTCTTCCTGAGAGGTTACAAGGGGATGAAAATGGCGGTTTTAGGGGGCGAGTTCACCGCAGAGGAAGGAGAGAAAATGGACCTACTAGAAGTATCTCAAGATCCCATGAAGGAAGCTGAGAGATTGGCCGAGGAAATTTCCCGTGGACCTCTGATGGCTTATTTGGCAGGTAAAAAGATGATAAATGTTTCATTGGGTCTGGAGAACTTCTTGAGGGTGGAATTGGAGGAACAATCAAAGTTAGCTTATACAGAGGACTTCAGGGAAGGGGTATCTGCATTTAAGGAAAAGAGAAGGCTCCAGTTTAAGGGAAAGTGA
- a CDS encoding zinc-ribbon domain-containing protein codes for MTKKCNSCGVENPDNADFCLNCGAPLNLEPNGSPPVPAPSNGSKFPKKAIVAVGIVAVLAVAILVIVLPYLSSPGYVTASDMSSVFGGSWNEVPSISIKATFSNDTAELNYFNGTVQKVNLNSSDDYFICDGAKYLYQDNVEKLYEINMNSSSGYHVIEIVRVATIGSPYYDKLKSNVSILFSSFGLQNVSQNGDVYYAYVYTFYGNELIFNLKTGYIVLLQGLPSINQTTAAKLASYVN; via the coding sequence ATGACAAAGAAGTGTAATTCTTGTGGAGTAGAAAACCCGGATAACGCTGACTTCTGTTTAAACTGTGGGGCTCCTCTAAACCTTGAGCCAAATGGAAGCCCACCTGTTCCTGCTCCATCCAACGGATCAAAGTTCCCTAAGAAGGCTATAGTAGCCGTGGGAATAGTTGCAGTATTGGCAGTAGCAATTTTGGTAATAGTACTTCCATATCTTTCATCTCCAGGATACGTAACAGCTTCTGATATGTCCTCAGTATTCGGAGGTTCATGGAATGAAGTTCCCTCTATCAGTATAAAGGCAACGTTCTCAAACGATACAGCGGAGCTAAATTACTTTAATGGAACTGTCCAGAAGGTAAATCTAAACTCCAGCGATGATTATTTCATTTGTGATGGAGCTAAATACTTGTATCAAGATAATGTAGAGAAGTTGTATGAAATAAACATGAACAGCTCCTCTGGATATCACGTAATTGAGATTGTGAGGGTTGCCACAATTGGATCCCCTTACTATGATAAGCTAAAATCAAATGTTTCGATACTGTTCTCATCTTTCGGTCTTCAGAACGTTAGCCAGAACGGAGACGTGTACTACGCCTACGTATATACCTTTTACGGAAACGAGCTAATCTTCAACCTTAAGACTGGGTATATAGTGTTATTGCAAGGCTTACCATCAATAAACCAAACGACAGCTGCTAAACTTGCGTCGTATGTTAATTGA